In a single window of the Branchiostoma floridae strain S238N-H82 chromosome 2, Bfl_VNyyK, whole genome shotgun sequence genome:
- the LOC118403116 gene encoding E3 ubiquitin-protein ligase NEDD4-like isoform X4, whose protein sequence is MVQTRTIKKTLNPKWNEDFYFRVDPRCRLLFEVFDENRVTRDDFLGLVDLPLNNQIPTEYPDRERPYSHKDYLLRQRRAKNNTKSRVSGHLRLKLAYVPAVGWAEGQQQPNAEQQEDRDEPGWEIVDMDTEPRQPQVQGNSPSQPSQPAAMPQGWEERQDANGRTYYVDHNTRQTTWHRPSISHAPGGLTAQAAEAAATTAQESNNRQAAQIFRQRRQISEDMSTPGGAGAAAAAAALVELPAQIASQPRQGPPPPKIHRMSVRSESQPHGQSDRGAEIEALPPGWEMRYTEGGRPFYIDHNTRTTSWHDPRQAAAASPQPHRSMMPRAATVTSPAAGTLDTPQVRQRAGSNPDLSHLGPLPSGWEERVHTDGRTFFIDHNTKNTTWEDPRLSRAFQNAALAGPAVPYSRDYKRKYEYFRSKLRRPANMPQNQKFEMKLHRNSILEDSYRTIMACKKADNLKAKLWIDFEGEKGLDYGGVAREWFYLLSHEMFNPYYGLFEYSANDNYTLQINPNSGLCNEEHLSYFKFIGRVAGMAVYHGKLLDAFFIRPFYKMMLKKPITLKDMESVDSEYYNSLVWITENDPEDLDLRFCVEEDQFGQMVTKNLKANGEDILVTNSNKKEYIDLVIKWRFSSRVQEQMKALMDGFNELVQQELLSIFDEREVELLMCGLGDIDVNDWRKHTAYRGDYSDKHPIIQWFWKAVILMDPETRVRLLQFVTGTSRVPMNGFAELWGSNGPQKFTIEKWGNPDQLPRAHTCFNRVDLPPYRSFQELWDKLKIAIENTEGFEGVD, encoded by the exons GTTGATCCGAGGTGTCGACTGCTGTTTGAGGTGTTTGATGAGAACAGAGTG ACCAGAGATGATTTCCTTGGACTGGTGGATCTACCACTCAATAACCAGATCCCT ACAGAATATCCTGACAGAGAGAGGCCATATTCCCACAAGGATTATCTCCTCCGACAAAGAAG AGCGAAGAACAA TACAAAGTCGCGAGTGAGCGGCCATCTGCGGCTGAAGTTGGCGTATGTACCAGCGGTAGGATGGGCGGAGGGGCAGCAGCAGCCCAACGCAGAGCAGCAAGAAGACAGGGAcgag CCTGGTTGGGAGATAGTGGACATGGATACAGAACCCAGACAGCCCCAGGTGCAGGGGAACTCTCCCTCCCAACCCTCCCAACCGGCTGCCATGCCCCAGGGCTGGGAGGAGAGACAGGATGCGAACGGACGGACGTACTACGTGGACCATAACACCAGACAGACAACCTGGCATCGCCCCTCAAT AAGCCATGCACCAGGGGGGCTGACTGCACAGGCAGCAGAGGCCGCGGCCACGACCGCACAGGAGAGCAACAACCGGCAGGCGGCGCAGATCTTCCGCCAGAGACGGCAGATCAGCGAGGACATGTCCACACCTGGCGGGGCAGGTGCCGCAGCTGCAGCCGCGGCGCTGGTGGAGCTACCTGCACAG ATTGCGTCCCAACCTCGACAAGGCCCGCCCCCACCAAAG ATCCATCGAATGAGTGTGAGGTCAGAA TCTCAGCCCCATGGCCAGTCGGACCGGGGTGCAGAGATAGAAGCCCTCCCCCCAGGCTGGGAGATGAGGTACACAGAGGGGGGCCGGCCCTTCTACATCGACCACAACACCAGAACAACTTCATGG CATGACCCGAGACAAGCCGCGGCTGCGTCTCCCCAGCCCCACCGCTCCATGATGCCGCGTGCAGCCACGGTGACGTCCCCGGCAGCGGGCACCCTGGACACCCCTCAAGTCCGACAACGTGCAGGGTCCAACCCTGACCTCTCCCACCTAGGACCACTCCCG TCTGGTTGGGAGGAGAGAGTACACACCGATGGGAGAACCTTCTTCATTGATCACA acaccaaaaataccacATGGGAGGACCCTCGACTAAGCAGAGCCTTCCAGAATGCTGCATTGGCTGGACCG GCTGTGCCATATTCCAGAGACTACAAGAGGAAGTACGAATACTTCAGATCCAAACTGAGAAGACCT GCCAACATGCCCCAGAATCAGAAGTTTGAGATGAAGCTGCACAGAAACAGTATTTTGGAGGACTCTTATCGAACCATCATGGCCTGTAAGAAAGCAGACAACTTGAAGGCCAAACTGTGGATCGACTTTGAGGGGGAGAAGGGCTTGGACTATGGTGGAGTGGCAAG GGAATGGTTCTACCTCCTTTCACATGAGATGTTCAACCCATACTATGGCTTATTTGAGTACTCAGCAAA TGACAACTATACACTTCAGATCAACCCCAACTCCGGTCTCTGCAACGAGGAACACTTATCGTACTTCAAATTCATTGGCAGGGTGGCTGGTATGGCTGTGTACCATGGCAAACTCTTAGATG CATTCTTCATCCGTCCTTTCTACAAGATGATGCTGAAGAAACCCATCACACTGAAAGACATGGAGTCTGTG GACAGTGAATATTACAACTCCTTGGTGTGGATCACAGAGAATGACCCAGAGGACCTTGACCTCAGGTTCTGTGTGGAAGAGGACCAATTTGGACAG ATGGTTACAAAGAACCTCAAAGCCAACGGTGAGGACATTCTTGTCACCAACAGCAACAAGAAGGAGTACATCGA CCTTGTTATCAAGTGGAGGTTCAGTTCTAGGGTCCAGGAACAAATGAAGGCTTTGATGGAC GGTTTTAATGAGTTAGTGCAACAAGAGCTGCTGAGTATTTTTGATGAGAGAGAAGTGGAG CTGCTAATGTGTGGACTGGGAGACATAGATGTGAATGACTGGAGGAAGCACACAGCCTACAGAGGAGACTACAGTGACAAACACCCCATCATCCAGTGGTTCTGGAAG GCTGTGATCCTGATGGATCCTGAGACCCGTGTTCGTCTGCTCCAGTTTGTTACAGGGACCTCCAGAGTTCCCATGAACGGCTTTGCAGAGCTCTGGG GCAGTAACGGTCCTCAGAAGTTCACCATAGAGAAATGGGGAAATCCTGACCAGCTTCCCAGGGCACATACATG CTTCAACCGTGTGGACCTACCACCCTACCGGAGTTTTCAGGAGCTATGGGACAAACTGAAGATTGCAATAGAGAACACAGAAGGATTCGAGGGTGTAGACTAA
- the LOC118403116 gene encoding E3 ubiquitin-protein ligase NEDD4-like isoform X3: MVQTRTIKKTLNPKWNEDFYFRVDPRCRLLFEVFDENRVTRDDFLGLVDLPLNNQIPTEYPDRERPYSHKDYLLRQRSTKSRVSGHLRLKLAYVPAVGWAEGQQQPNAEQQEDRDEVQIQNPGWEIVDMDTEPRQPQVQGNSPSQPSQPAAMPQGWEERQDANGRTYYVDHNTRQTTWHRPSISHAPGGLTAQAAEAAATTAQESNNRQAAQIFRQRRQISEDMSTPGGAGAAAAAAALVELPAQIASQPRQGPPPPKIHRMSVRSESQPHGQSDRGAEIEALPPGWEMRYTEGGRPFYIDHNTRTTSWHDPRQAAAASPQPHRSMMPRAATVTSPAAGTLDTPQVRQRAGSNPDLSHLGPLPSGWEERVHTDGRTFFIDHNTKNTTWEDPRLSRAFQNAALAGPAVPYSRDYKRKYEYFRSKLRRPANMPQNQKFEMKLHRNSILEDSYRTIMACKKADNLKAKLWIDFEGEKGLDYGGVAREWFYLLSHEMFNPYYGLFEYSANDNYTLQINPNSGLCNEEHLSYFKFIGRVAGMAVYHGKLLDAFFIRPFYKMMLKKPITLKDMESVDSEYYNSLVWITENDPEDLDLRFCVEEDQFGQMVTKNLKANGEDILVTNSNKKEYIDLVIKWRFSSRVQEQMKALMDGFNELVQQELLSIFDEREVELLMCGLGDIDVNDWRKHTAYRGDYSDKHPIIQWFWKAVILMDPETRVRLLQFVTGTSRVPMNGFAELWGSNGPQKFTIEKWGNPDQLPRAHTCFNRVDLPPYRSFQELWDKLKIAIENTEGFEGVD, translated from the exons GTTGATCCGAGGTGTCGACTGCTGTTTGAGGTGTTTGATGAGAACAGAGTG ACCAGAGATGATTTCCTTGGACTGGTGGATCTACCACTCAATAACCAGATCCCT ACAGAATATCCTGACAGAGAGAGGCCATATTCCCACAAGGATTATCTCCTCCGACAAAGAAG TACAAAGTCGCGAGTGAGCGGCCATCTGCGGCTGAAGTTGGCGTATGTACCAGCGGTAGGATGGGCGGAGGGGCAGCAGCAGCCCAACGCAGAGCAGCAAGAAGACAGGGAcgaggtacagatacaaaat CCTGGTTGGGAGATAGTGGACATGGATACAGAACCCAGACAGCCCCAGGTGCAGGGGAACTCTCCCTCCCAACCCTCCCAACCGGCTGCCATGCCCCAGGGCTGGGAGGAGAGACAGGATGCGAACGGACGGACGTACTACGTGGACCATAACACCAGACAGACAACCTGGCATCGCCCCTCAAT AAGCCATGCACCAGGGGGGCTGACTGCACAGGCAGCAGAGGCCGCGGCCACGACCGCACAGGAGAGCAACAACCGGCAGGCGGCGCAGATCTTCCGCCAGAGACGGCAGATCAGCGAGGACATGTCCACACCTGGCGGGGCAGGTGCCGCAGCTGCAGCCGCGGCGCTGGTGGAGCTACCTGCACAG ATTGCGTCCCAACCTCGACAAGGCCCGCCCCCACCAAAG ATCCATCGAATGAGTGTGAGGTCAGAA TCTCAGCCCCATGGCCAGTCGGACCGGGGTGCAGAGATAGAAGCCCTCCCCCCAGGCTGGGAGATGAGGTACACAGAGGGGGGCCGGCCCTTCTACATCGACCACAACACCAGAACAACTTCATGG CATGACCCGAGACAAGCCGCGGCTGCGTCTCCCCAGCCCCACCGCTCCATGATGCCGCGTGCAGCCACGGTGACGTCCCCGGCAGCGGGCACCCTGGACACCCCTCAAGTCCGACAACGTGCAGGGTCCAACCCTGACCTCTCCCACCTAGGACCACTCCCG TCTGGTTGGGAGGAGAGAGTACACACCGATGGGAGAACCTTCTTCATTGATCACA acaccaaaaataccacATGGGAGGACCCTCGACTAAGCAGAGCCTTCCAGAATGCTGCATTGGCTGGACCG GCTGTGCCATATTCCAGAGACTACAAGAGGAAGTACGAATACTTCAGATCCAAACTGAGAAGACCT GCCAACATGCCCCAGAATCAGAAGTTTGAGATGAAGCTGCACAGAAACAGTATTTTGGAGGACTCTTATCGAACCATCATGGCCTGTAAGAAAGCAGACAACTTGAAGGCCAAACTGTGGATCGACTTTGAGGGGGAGAAGGGCTTGGACTATGGTGGAGTGGCAAG GGAATGGTTCTACCTCCTTTCACATGAGATGTTCAACCCATACTATGGCTTATTTGAGTACTCAGCAAA TGACAACTATACACTTCAGATCAACCCCAACTCCGGTCTCTGCAACGAGGAACACTTATCGTACTTCAAATTCATTGGCAGGGTGGCTGGTATGGCTGTGTACCATGGCAAACTCTTAGATG CATTCTTCATCCGTCCTTTCTACAAGATGATGCTGAAGAAACCCATCACACTGAAAGACATGGAGTCTGTG GACAGTGAATATTACAACTCCTTGGTGTGGATCACAGAGAATGACCCAGAGGACCTTGACCTCAGGTTCTGTGTGGAAGAGGACCAATTTGGACAG ATGGTTACAAAGAACCTCAAAGCCAACGGTGAGGACATTCTTGTCACCAACAGCAACAAGAAGGAGTACATCGA CCTTGTTATCAAGTGGAGGTTCAGTTCTAGGGTCCAGGAACAAATGAAGGCTTTGATGGAC GGTTTTAATGAGTTAGTGCAACAAGAGCTGCTGAGTATTTTTGATGAGAGAGAAGTGGAG CTGCTAATGTGTGGACTGGGAGACATAGATGTGAATGACTGGAGGAAGCACACAGCCTACAGAGGAGACTACAGTGACAAACACCCCATCATCCAGTGGTTCTGGAAG GCTGTGATCCTGATGGATCCTGAGACCCGTGTTCGTCTGCTCCAGTTTGTTACAGGGACCTCCAGAGTTCCCATGAACGGCTTTGCAGAGCTCTGGG GCAGTAACGGTCCTCAGAAGTTCACCATAGAGAAATGGGGAAATCCTGACCAGCTTCCCAGGGCACATACATG CTTCAACCGTGTGGACCTACCACCCTACCGGAGTTTTCAGGAGCTATGGGACAAACTGAAGATTGCAATAGAGAACACAGAAGGATTCGAGGGTGTAGACTAA
- the LOC118403116 gene encoding E3 ubiquitin-protein ligase NEDD4-like isoform X8: MVQTRTIKKTLNPKWNEDFYFRVDPRCRLLFEVFDENRVTRDDFLGLVDLPLNNQIPTEYPDRERPYSHKDYLLRQRRAKNNTKSRVSGHLRLKLAYVPAVGWAEGQQQPNAEQQEDRDEVQIQNPGWEIVDMDTEPRQPQVQGNSPSQPSQPAAMPQGWEERQDANGRTYYVDHNTRQTTWHRPSISHAPGGLTAQAAEAAATTAQESNNRQAAQIFRQRRQISEDMSTPGGAGAAAAAAALVELPAQSQPHGQSDRGAEIEALPPGWEMRYTEGGRPFYIDHNTRTTSWHDPRQAAAASPQPHRSMMPRAATVTSPAAGTLDTPQVRQRAGSNPDLSHLGPLPSGWEERVHTDGRTFFIDHNTKNTTWEDPRLSRAFQNAALAGPAVPYSRDYKRKYEYFRSKLRRPANMPQNQKFEMKLHRNSILEDSYRTIMACKKADNLKAKLWIDFEGEKGLDYGGVAREWFYLLSHEMFNPYYGLFEYSANDNYTLQINPNSGLCNEEHLSYFKFIGRVAGMAVYHGKLLDAFFIRPFYKMMLKKPITLKDMESVDSEYYNSLVWITENDPEDLDLRFCVEEDQFGQMVTKNLKANGEDILVTNSNKKEYIDLVIKWRFSSRVQEQMKALMDGFNELVQQELLSIFDEREVELLMCGLGDIDVNDWRKHTAYRGDYSDKHPIIQWFWKAVILMDPETRVRLLQFVTGTSRVPMNGFAELWGSNGPQKFTIEKWGNPDQLPRAHTCFNRVDLPPYRSFQELWDKLKIAIENTEGFEGVD; the protein is encoded by the exons GTTGATCCGAGGTGTCGACTGCTGTTTGAGGTGTTTGATGAGAACAGAGTG ACCAGAGATGATTTCCTTGGACTGGTGGATCTACCACTCAATAACCAGATCCCT ACAGAATATCCTGACAGAGAGAGGCCATATTCCCACAAGGATTATCTCCTCCGACAAAGAAG AGCGAAGAACAA TACAAAGTCGCGAGTGAGCGGCCATCTGCGGCTGAAGTTGGCGTATGTACCAGCGGTAGGATGGGCGGAGGGGCAGCAGCAGCCCAACGCAGAGCAGCAAGAAGACAGGGAcgaggtacagatacaaaat CCTGGTTGGGAGATAGTGGACATGGATACAGAACCCAGACAGCCCCAGGTGCAGGGGAACTCTCCCTCCCAACCCTCCCAACCGGCTGCCATGCCCCAGGGCTGGGAGGAGAGACAGGATGCGAACGGACGGACGTACTACGTGGACCATAACACCAGACAGACAACCTGGCATCGCCCCTCAAT AAGCCATGCACCAGGGGGGCTGACTGCACAGGCAGCAGAGGCCGCGGCCACGACCGCACAGGAGAGCAACAACCGGCAGGCGGCGCAGATCTTCCGCCAGAGACGGCAGATCAGCGAGGACATGTCCACACCTGGCGGGGCAGGTGCCGCAGCTGCAGCCGCGGCGCTGGTGGAGCTACCTGCACAG TCTCAGCCCCATGGCCAGTCGGACCGGGGTGCAGAGATAGAAGCCCTCCCCCCAGGCTGGGAGATGAGGTACACAGAGGGGGGCCGGCCCTTCTACATCGACCACAACACCAGAACAACTTCATGG CATGACCCGAGACAAGCCGCGGCTGCGTCTCCCCAGCCCCACCGCTCCATGATGCCGCGTGCAGCCACGGTGACGTCCCCGGCAGCGGGCACCCTGGACACCCCTCAAGTCCGACAACGTGCAGGGTCCAACCCTGACCTCTCCCACCTAGGACCACTCCCG TCTGGTTGGGAGGAGAGAGTACACACCGATGGGAGAACCTTCTTCATTGATCACA acaccaaaaataccacATGGGAGGACCCTCGACTAAGCAGAGCCTTCCAGAATGCTGCATTGGCTGGACCG GCTGTGCCATATTCCAGAGACTACAAGAGGAAGTACGAATACTTCAGATCCAAACTGAGAAGACCT GCCAACATGCCCCAGAATCAGAAGTTTGAGATGAAGCTGCACAGAAACAGTATTTTGGAGGACTCTTATCGAACCATCATGGCCTGTAAGAAAGCAGACAACTTGAAGGCCAAACTGTGGATCGACTTTGAGGGGGAGAAGGGCTTGGACTATGGTGGAGTGGCAAG GGAATGGTTCTACCTCCTTTCACATGAGATGTTCAACCCATACTATGGCTTATTTGAGTACTCAGCAAA TGACAACTATACACTTCAGATCAACCCCAACTCCGGTCTCTGCAACGAGGAACACTTATCGTACTTCAAATTCATTGGCAGGGTGGCTGGTATGGCTGTGTACCATGGCAAACTCTTAGATG CATTCTTCATCCGTCCTTTCTACAAGATGATGCTGAAGAAACCCATCACACTGAAAGACATGGAGTCTGTG GACAGTGAATATTACAACTCCTTGGTGTGGATCACAGAGAATGACCCAGAGGACCTTGACCTCAGGTTCTGTGTGGAAGAGGACCAATTTGGACAG ATGGTTACAAAGAACCTCAAAGCCAACGGTGAGGACATTCTTGTCACCAACAGCAACAAGAAGGAGTACATCGA CCTTGTTATCAAGTGGAGGTTCAGTTCTAGGGTCCAGGAACAAATGAAGGCTTTGATGGAC GGTTTTAATGAGTTAGTGCAACAAGAGCTGCTGAGTATTTTTGATGAGAGAGAAGTGGAG CTGCTAATGTGTGGACTGGGAGACATAGATGTGAATGACTGGAGGAAGCACACAGCCTACAGAGGAGACTACAGTGACAAACACCCCATCATCCAGTGGTTCTGGAAG GCTGTGATCCTGATGGATCCTGAGACCCGTGTTCGTCTGCTCCAGTTTGTTACAGGGACCTCCAGAGTTCCCATGAACGGCTTTGCAGAGCTCTGGG GCAGTAACGGTCCTCAGAAGTTCACCATAGAGAAATGGGGAAATCCTGACCAGCTTCCCAGGGCACATACATG CTTCAACCGTGTGGACCTACCACCCTACCGGAGTTTTCAGGAGCTATGGGACAAACTGAAGATTGCAATAGAGAACACAGAAGGATTCGAGGGTGTAGACTAA
- the LOC118403116 gene encoding E3 ubiquitin-protein ligase NEDD4-like isoform X7 yields the protein MVQTRTIKKTLNPKWNEDFYFRVDPRCRLLFEVFDENRVTRDDFLGLVDLPLNNQIPTEYPDRERPYSHKDYLLRQRRAKNNTKSRVSGHLRLKLAYVPAVGWAEGQQQPNAEQQEDRDEVQIQNPGWEIVDMDTEPRQPQVQGNSPSQPSQPAAMPQGWEERQDANGRTYYVDHNTRQTTWHRPSISHAPGGLTAQAAEAAATTAQESNNRQAAQIFRQRRQISEDMSTPGGAGAAAAAAALVELPAQIHRMSVRSESQPHGQSDRGAEIEALPPGWEMRYTEGGRPFYIDHNTRTTSWHDPRQAAAASPQPHRSMMPRAATVTSPAAGTLDTPQVRQRAGSNPDLSHLGPLPSGWEERVHTDGRTFFIDHNTKNTTWEDPRLSRAFQNAALAGPAVPYSRDYKRKYEYFRSKLRRPANMPQNQKFEMKLHRNSILEDSYRTIMACKKADNLKAKLWIDFEGEKGLDYGGVAREWFYLLSHEMFNPYYGLFEYSANDNYTLQINPNSGLCNEEHLSYFKFIGRVAGMAVYHGKLLDAFFIRPFYKMMLKKPITLKDMESVDSEYYNSLVWITENDPEDLDLRFCVEEDQFGQMVTKNLKANGEDILVTNSNKKEYIDLVIKWRFSSRVQEQMKALMDGFNELVQQELLSIFDEREVELLMCGLGDIDVNDWRKHTAYRGDYSDKHPIIQWFWKAVILMDPETRVRLLQFVTGTSRVPMNGFAELWGSNGPQKFTIEKWGNPDQLPRAHTCFNRVDLPPYRSFQELWDKLKIAIENTEGFEGVD from the exons GTTGATCCGAGGTGTCGACTGCTGTTTGAGGTGTTTGATGAGAACAGAGTG ACCAGAGATGATTTCCTTGGACTGGTGGATCTACCACTCAATAACCAGATCCCT ACAGAATATCCTGACAGAGAGAGGCCATATTCCCACAAGGATTATCTCCTCCGACAAAGAAG AGCGAAGAACAA TACAAAGTCGCGAGTGAGCGGCCATCTGCGGCTGAAGTTGGCGTATGTACCAGCGGTAGGATGGGCGGAGGGGCAGCAGCAGCCCAACGCAGAGCAGCAAGAAGACAGGGAcgaggtacagatacaaaat CCTGGTTGGGAGATAGTGGACATGGATACAGAACCCAGACAGCCCCAGGTGCAGGGGAACTCTCCCTCCCAACCCTCCCAACCGGCTGCCATGCCCCAGGGCTGGGAGGAGAGACAGGATGCGAACGGACGGACGTACTACGTGGACCATAACACCAGACAGACAACCTGGCATCGCCCCTCAAT AAGCCATGCACCAGGGGGGCTGACTGCACAGGCAGCAGAGGCCGCGGCCACGACCGCACAGGAGAGCAACAACCGGCAGGCGGCGCAGATCTTCCGCCAGAGACGGCAGATCAGCGAGGACATGTCCACACCTGGCGGGGCAGGTGCCGCAGCTGCAGCCGCGGCGCTGGTGGAGCTACCTGCACAG ATCCATCGAATGAGTGTGAGGTCAGAA TCTCAGCCCCATGGCCAGTCGGACCGGGGTGCAGAGATAGAAGCCCTCCCCCCAGGCTGGGAGATGAGGTACACAGAGGGGGGCCGGCCCTTCTACATCGACCACAACACCAGAACAACTTCATGG CATGACCCGAGACAAGCCGCGGCTGCGTCTCCCCAGCCCCACCGCTCCATGATGCCGCGTGCAGCCACGGTGACGTCCCCGGCAGCGGGCACCCTGGACACCCCTCAAGTCCGACAACGTGCAGGGTCCAACCCTGACCTCTCCCACCTAGGACCACTCCCG TCTGGTTGGGAGGAGAGAGTACACACCGATGGGAGAACCTTCTTCATTGATCACA acaccaaaaataccacATGGGAGGACCCTCGACTAAGCAGAGCCTTCCAGAATGCTGCATTGGCTGGACCG GCTGTGCCATATTCCAGAGACTACAAGAGGAAGTACGAATACTTCAGATCCAAACTGAGAAGACCT GCCAACATGCCCCAGAATCAGAAGTTTGAGATGAAGCTGCACAGAAACAGTATTTTGGAGGACTCTTATCGAACCATCATGGCCTGTAAGAAAGCAGACAACTTGAAGGCCAAACTGTGGATCGACTTTGAGGGGGAGAAGGGCTTGGACTATGGTGGAGTGGCAAG GGAATGGTTCTACCTCCTTTCACATGAGATGTTCAACCCATACTATGGCTTATTTGAGTACTCAGCAAA TGACAACTATACACTTCAGATCAACCCCAACTCCGGTCTCTGCAACGAGGAACACTTATCGTACTTCAAATTCATTGGCAGGGTGGCTGGTATGGCTGTGTACCATGGCAAACTCTTAGATG CATTCTTCATCCGTCCTTTCTACAAGATGATGCTGAAGAAACCCATCACACTGAAAGACATGGAGTCTGTG GACAGTGAATATTACAACTCCTTGGTGTGGATCACAGAGAATGACCCAGAGGACCTTGACCTCAGGTTCTGTGTGGAAGAGGACCAATTTGGACAG ATGGTTACAAAGAACCTCAAAGCCAACGGTGAGGACATTCTTGTCACCAACAGCAACAAGAAGGAGTACATCGA CCTTGTTATCAAGTGGAGGTTCAGTTCTAGGGTCCAGGAACAAATGAAGGCTTTGATGGAC GGTTTTAATGAGTTAGTGCAACAAGAGCTGCTGAGTATTTTTGATGAGAGAGAAGTGGAG CTGCTAATGTGTGGACTGGGAGACATAGATGTGAATGACTGGAGGAAGCACACAGCCTACAGAGGAGACTACAGTGACAAACACCCCATCATCCAGTGGTTCTGGAAG GCTGTGATCCTGATGGATCCTGAGACCCGTGTTCGTCTGCTCCAGTTTGTTACAGGGACCTCCAGAGTTCCCATGAACGGCTTTGCAGAGCTCTGGG GCAGTAACGGTCCTCAGAAGTTCACCATAGAGAAATGGGGAAATCCTGACCAGCTTCCCAGGGCACATACATG CTTCAACCGTGTGGACCTACCACCCTACCGGAGTTTTCAGGAGCTATGGGACAAACTGAAGATTGCAATAGAGAACACAGAAGGATTCGAGGGTGTAGACTAA